The Bacillus sp. F19 DNA segment ATGATTCACGAATTTATACTTCCATTTTTATTTTCGAAGGGCGTATACAGCAAAGAAAAAGTAAACGATCAATAATATAAGAGCAGGTAATACCGCGATCATGTCCATCATAACCTCCCGGTAAGAAAGCGTTTTTCAACACTTGAATCTGTAATTAGATTCCATCTTAGCGCAGGTTTATGATGGCGATATTGAGAGAAAGTTAAATTTTGTAAACTTATGCTTACTGATACGTAAACAAAACAGTCAGTTCTGCAACAATTTCAATTTTCCTTGCAAAAACAGGGGTCTGTCCTGAAGGTTGTGCACCTAGACTTAATTCTTTAGACAATGGGAAAAATCCTCTAGGTTCTTCGGTTATTTTTACAGGCTTGCGCTGCAGATTGAGCTGATAGGAACGGGCAATTGCCGCTGCCTTATCCAAAGCTTGTTTTGCAGCAAGGTTCAGTGCCTCATTAACCCACCTTTCTGGGTTGGAAAGCGAGAATTGTACAGAATCTGCCCGGTTGGCTCCATTAGAAAAGGCTGTATCATAAATCAAACCAATCTCATCTAAATTTTGAGTTGTGATGGATATAGTATTGGTCACTTCATATCCTTTTAAGACTGGATCCGTACCCGCACTATAATCATATTGAGGAAAAACGGTGTAGGAAATGGTTTCAATTTGCTGTTCTCCTATTCCAATTGACTGCAGGGCTCGAATAAGCTGATTGACGCGTCTTTTATTTTCCTGCTGAGCCGCAGTTACATCCTTGTTCACAGTAACTACTGCAAGCTGAAGAACGGCCGTGTCTGGTTTTGCTTCCACTCTTCCCGTCCCGCGAACAGATATCATGTTTATTGATTTTGGTTCTCTCACGCTTGTTCTGTAAGCCGATTCAAAAGGCTGCCCATACATCGGAAACATAAGCCTCACTCCTCTCAGAATCTAACACTCTTTTCCATCTATATGCCTGAGCAATTAAAAAAAGTGCGCAAGAATGGTTCTTGCACACTAATCAATAATTCCTTCTGATTTTGAAATTAACACAGCTTCTGTTCTTGAACCGACATTTAATTTATTAAAAATAGAGGTTAAACTATATTCAATTGACCGCTTGCTTAAATGAAGCTGATCGGCAATCTCCTGATTCGTCAGGCCTCTTTCAACCTCTTGAAGAATAGCTTTCTCACGATCATTCAATGCTTCTGTATCATTTGATGCGGAACTGCTTTTCATTTTTTGCTGAAGAATGAGAGATTTGAAGTAGGAATACGGTACAACAATGTCACCTGAGAGAGCATGCCGAATGGAAGAAAGAATCTTTTCCTTTGTCTCTGTTTTGCTGATCGCCCCGTGAATCCCAAGGCGAATAGCCTCTTCAAAATAATCTTCTACATCGTAGCCTGTATATAGAATAATCTTGCAATCCTCGGAATGCTTGATAATTTCTGTGGAAAGCTCCATTCCATTAATATCTCCAAGATTCATATCCATCAGGACAACATCGTATTCATGAAAGCTGATATGCTTAATAACATCAATTGAATAGGGGGGATTTAAGCAGGATACCCTCACATCAGACTCTGTTTCTAATATCGCTTTTGTTCCCTCACGTACTGCTGGATGATCATCCACAACTAAAATATGTATCATGTAATCAACCTCTCTGCTCCAAGCATTTACTCTCTATTTTATAAAAAAGACCTGGCAAATGCCAAGCCTGAACTATTCTATCAGATTTCTACAACCACTTTAAAGCCATTTCCCTTTGAAGTCTCAATATGAAGGGAGCCGTTTTGTGCTTTTACCCTCTCCTTTATTCCAGATAGACCCATGCTTTGATTATTGGAATACAGTTCACTTTGATCAAAACCAATGCCGTCATCCTCATAATGAAGAACAATTTTATCCTTTATGCAAACAAGCATAATCAGAACATTGAGTGCATTGGAGTGCTTACCGGCATTTGTTAAAAGCTCCTGAACGATCCGGTACAAATTCAGCTGTGTATCAATATCAATCGCTTTAGTGAAGTTTCCTGTATTTAATCTCACATCAAAGGCTGCGGACTCATTATATTGAGCTGCAAGCTTCTGCAGGGCTTTTACTAGCCCAAGATCATATAAAAGCTGCGGACGAAGCTCCTGGCACGTTTCCCGCGTAGTCTTGATGATATTGGTCATCGAGCTGTTCATTTCCTTCAGCTGATCCCTGAAAACAGTCGGAGCCATTTCAAGCTCAGCTAGAGCAAGCTCGCTTTGCCGCTTTAAAGAAATTAAATCCTGCAAAACAGAATCATGCAAATCCTTTGCCAGGTTAGAACGCTGTTTTTCCTCTATTGAAAATAATACTTTCGTAAGCCATGCCGGATTGCTGCCTTCGCTCTTAATCTTCTGTAAATGATTCATCAGTTCTTCTATCTTAAGGAAGTTCTCAAGGGATATATTCGTATAGAAAGAAAGTGTCTTTAACCAGGAAATTTCATCGCGATTCAGCATTGGAGTATTAAGCATAGACAAACAAACCATGACATAACTTCTGTCATCTGTTTCGCCTACATTAATCACAAACCCGCGATCCACTTCGATAATCTTTCCGATCTCTTGGGTTGCCTTCTTAATCTCTTTTTCATATGAAAGATAATCTGTATTCTTCATATTAATCTCGACTGATATGATGTTCCCGCTCTTATCCACTTCCACATAATTCGCCCTGCTGACAAGCAATACATCTGTAATCACTTGTTTCAGCTCATTTATTACATGATGAAGCTTGCTTGCCTTTCGAATACTTTGCGTATATTTAAAAATACTGTCCTGGTAATTGTATTTTTCGGAAAAACGTTTGAAGCGAAAACGGAAGTCGAGAATTTCCTTAATATAAAAGACTACAAGCATTGTAATATAGATGAAGATTGATAGTTTAATTGGATAGAACGTCGGATTATTTTCTTTAACTAAGATAGTAATGGCAACTAATCCCAATGTCGGCAGTACGGCCAAAAGTGAATAATAACGGACCCTTCCCAGGATAAATTCAATGTCATAAATTTTCGTAGCCATAAATTGGTATACTAAGGAAAATGGGACCAGTAATAAAAATACTGCAAGAACAGTCGGTGGGAATATATACTTATTAAGAAATATAAACGGCAAAATATATAAAAATACAAATGGAGAAAATGCAATGATATTAGTGATAATTAATACCTTTACTAGATATTTTTGATCAGAATATTTTACTTTTCTTAAACCATAAAGCTTCAAAACAAATGTTAGGATTATTAAGATAAAAAATGTAATGAGATTAAGACTTTTTGTTATATAGTACGAAAAGTACATAAAGTCTAAAATAGATTCAACTAGAATGTTTACAACAACAGCAATATATCCAGCAATAATGAATTTTCTTGAAAACAGCTTTTTACCTAATTCGAGGAAATATTTATAAATGAAGTTTAAATATAGAACAGGAACCAGCAGAAAAAGGGAAAGATTTATATACCTGCTGAATAAATCTCCCCTAGATGAACCACTTGCACTAAAATAAGCCATCGCTATAGTAAGTAAAAACAAATTCAATAAATAGGCTGATTTAAGGTTTAAATCTTTATTTCTCTTAAACACAAAATAACTGCAGAAAAGACAGAGTACATATAACGTTAACGGAATTATTAACATAAAAAGACTTTGATTATTAATAATTGTATCTGAAACTTTATATGATATTTCCTTTCCATCTCTCAATATAGTCATATGATCTACTTGCTCTAAAACACCATAATTAGTAGAAGGGAAATGCTTTATTGCATCCTTATTGTTAACTTTTAAGACAATGTCCCCTGGCTGTAGGTTAGCTTTTATGGCCCATGTATTCGGCTCAACCGCTGTAACCACCACTCCATCTGCCTCGTTAGTTCTTACTGTTGCTCCTAAGTATGGAAATTTCACATTTATATATGCAAAATAAAAAGTGAGGATAAAGCTAATCAATACTATTAATAAGTAAGCTTTGTTCAGGTTGAATTTCATCTTTTTCACCTATTTATTGAATTAAGACTATAAAAATATTACCACCAGTACATATTCGTCGTTCTAGCTGTACTCAACAGTCCTTCTACTAATCCTAACACTTCATCCACATTTTTCACACCCAGTAAACTTGCTTCACCGTTAGCTACTTTTTCAATTATTTCCGGGTTTTCTACTAAAAAGTTTACGATTTCCTGCATGACTTAATCTCTCCTTTTATTTTCCAGCTGAATTTATGATCAAATGAGACTTTAGAAGCTCAATTTGATTTTGAGGTAAGGGTAATTCTGCAATCATGGTTGAAGCCTTTTGAATCGCGATTTGCTTCATCACATTCAGGTAATGCACAACCCCAGATTGTAACAATTTCGATTTAAATGCATCAATACTCCCGTAGTGTTCAATAAATGTTTCACTGCTGGAGATAAAATCCGCAAGCTCCTTTGCATGCTCGTTAAACCCTCTTTTTAAAAAGAGGACAGGCAGCGATTTTTTCTGTGCAGATAGATCATTTTTATGTTCATGAAATAAATCACGGTAATCGTTCCCAATTTGAGCAGCAAGTCCTATTTGATAGGAGTAATGTTCAACGCATGTAAATTCTTCTCCTGCAGCAAGCATGGCGCCTGTGACTGATGCCAAAGCAATCAGTGAACCTGATTTTTTTTCAATCATAGAGATGCACTCTTCTTCAGTTGCGATGTCATTTAGAAGATCTGTGTGCTGACCTTCCATTGCCTGCAGGGCAAACCGCTGGAACGTGCTGATGATCTTCCATTTATGTACGCTTGATAATTCATGAAGCATTTGCAGACTGATTGTATACATAGCAGTGGCGGCATTCAGTGAGAGAGATGGGTTTATTTTCATCCATGGCTCTTCATAGTTATCTAGGTCTTCAAGATCATCTAAGATGTCGAATGATAGCGCAAGCAGTTCAACTGCAGCTGACAGATGAATGATTTCCTCTTCTTCTCCGCCAAAAGACGTGTAATGCAAATGTGTCAATTGACCGAATGGAAAGGTTTTTTTCGTTTCTGAGAACGACAGGATAAGCTGCAATAACTCTTTGTTCGTTATATATGAAGAAACTGCATCTTTCAGACTGCAAATCATATCTTCATAGTCCAAATGTAATCTAATTGCAATCACCCCTTCGAAATTATATTACAATATTCACGACCAATATAGTAGATATAAAACAATGTTTTTACATAAATATAAAATATTTAACATATTTTTGAAAAAACAGGCATAAAAAAAGACTTGGCTCGAAAGGCCAAGTCTTATGACACGTTTATAAAGGAGTATTTATCATACTTATCAATGCTTTTATTAATTGATCTCAGTGACTGTTTCGTTTCCTGAATTTCTTTCTCAAGACGTTTCAATAATTGAGTTATTTCTTCAATGTTGTGCTTTTTCATCGTTTCCACACTCCTCTGTAAAAGATCAAATTATGCATGGTGAACGAAACACTTGTTTTGATCTTCCCTACTTCAAATTTTATAGGATGCAGAAAGTATTTACACCGAAAATAATGCGAAATAATCAATGCGTGATACCGCAAACGGAGCAATAGTCCATTGTATCTGTTTTTATATGGACAGAATATAATACCATCTTCATAATTTTAAACAGAAAAAAAGCCCCAGATACAGGGACTTGTCACTTTGCAGCAATAATTGTGTTCAAATAAATGGACTGTGCTTCTTCCATCGCAATTTTCGTCAGTTCATCTCTCTTTTCAATCGGTCCGCTAAACTCTAAGGTGTAATCCAGAATTCCCTGTTCTGACAGTAAACACTCCATTTTAACCTTACATTCGCCATCTGCAACCGAAAATACCGCAACCGTTTTATCATCCAGCACATATATGGATGGCCTTACGCGCATAGAGAGCTGAACCTCCCCCGAAAAAAGTAGTTTAACAATTATCCAAATTCGACATAAGCAGCAGTATTCCTGCATCTTTTTCCTTTTATAGAAAAAAGCACGGACAAGAAACCTAACATATATATAAGGAGCAAGTTCACTCGGAGGTGAATTACTTTGCGGATGCAAAGGCAACAATGGTTAAGGCCGTTTTATTTCAACCCTTATTATCCAGCTCATTTCCCTTGTGATCACTATATAAGGAGACCTCTGCCGGAAGTTGATTCAAGTCAATTTGTTCATTCCTTATCACAAATGGATGGACTGCTAACTGATGCTAAAAAATTGACCACTTACCTCTCAACTTCAAAAGAACAGGCAAAAAAGATTCTGGCTGCCGCTCAGGCGTCCAACAGCGTCTTGGTAAAAAAACTTTTGCGCGCTTCCGGCATTACAAATGAGTTAGAAACTGAGTTTAATCCTGACGGTGTCAGACTCATCCTTTCTTATAAAAATCCTGACTTGAATTGCTGCCGGTTAATATTGGTGCTGAGATGGTAAAAAAAGGATGACGAGTATCGTCATCCTCCTGTTTTAAATCTTTTCACTAGCTCCTGAAGCTGTTTAGTAGCTCTTAACTTGAAGCTTTTTGAACATTTTTATTTCCCCCACTAGTTTCTGTGTATAGGGGTTATATCGTCAAATCAGCTCTAAATATTAGGCTGCAAAGAAAAAAGAAAGTCGGTTAGGCCTCTGGTAGATGCTGGATCATGATAGACACAGCTTCTGTTAAATCCTGCTGAGAAAAACTTGGTACGTTCCCTATTTCCAGACCCAGCTCATGTGATGCAGGAAGGTGAATAAATCCCGCCGGAATGTCCCGATCTGCTTTTTTAAAATAGTGCAAAGTCTGATACATAATGTAATTGCACAAGTAGGTTCCGGCAGTGTTGGATATTTCTGCAGGCAGCCCTTTTTCCTGCATCACATTTACAAATGTTCGGATAGGCAGTGTGCTGAAATAGGCATCTGGTCCATTGGACTGTATCCATTCATCCTGTTTAATAATTCCCTCATTATCTTTTTCGCCATCAGCACAATTAATGGCCACTCTTTCAGGAGTAATTTTGTATCTGCCTGCTGCAAGCCCAAGCAGCAATACGGCGTCAGGCTTTTCCTCCTCAATATGAGCATGGCATTGCTCCCATGTTTTTGAAAATTGAACAGGGAGTACTTTTCCGCAGACTTCAAATTGACCAATCGATTGTCCATGCAAATGCTTCACAATTTCAGCTGTTGGGTTAATTGTATAATGCAAAAACGGTTCAAATCCTGTTAACAATGCCTTTTTCATTCTTTTCTCTCCTTATTTAGTCTCTCGAATGAAATTATTATATCAGAAAATTCAGTTTATAGAATGATCCATATTAAAAATGCTGCCCGAATAAATAAAAAAGCAAATGCGGATTATGGCCCGCATTTGCTTTTCATGAAAAGATTATTTAGACACTACTGTAAAACGCTCATTCTTGTGTTTCGGATTTTCGATTTCATCAACAACAGCAATGGCATAATCTGCATAGCTGATATAACTTTCACCATGTGAATTCGTTAATAAATGGTCTTTCCCTGAATGGTATGTGCCTGTTTTTGAACCCTGCGGATCAAAGTTTGCAGAAGGACTGATATATGTCCATTTTACACTTTCTTCTTTTTGAAGTTCATCCAGATTGATTCCCATATTTTTAGCAGTAGGGAAATAGGCTGCTGGAAAATTCGGATCATCCATTACCCGTGTTGTTCTTTCTTCATCTAAATATAAACTACCAGCTCCTCCAACAACAACTAATTTCGTATTAGTGTTGTTTTCCAAGGCCTGAATGAGCACTCTTCCGGCATCAACATGAAGATGTTCTTTTCCTGGAGCAGCATTAAACGCGTTAACCGCCACATCAAAAGGTTTTAAATCATTGGATGCAAGGTCAAAAAGATCTTTTTCGATTACTTGAACATTTGTGTTTACTTTTGAAGCATCCCTGACGACAGCTGTTACCTCATGGCCTCTTTCTAAGGCTTCTTCCATGATAAGGCTGCCTGCTTTCCCAGCGGCTCCAATGATTGCAATTTTCATTATAAATCCCTCCGAATTTTATTTGATTTGTTTTGAAAAATCCTAATTTCCCAAATTAATCTGGTTACAAAATAAAGACAGGTTTGCAATTAATAAAATTTCACATTCCCCCGGCTGTTCATGTGGTTCTCCAAATCTTATTTGTTAAATGTGTAAATTAAAATTGCCTTAGCAATTGCCATTAAGATCACACTGCAAACCATCTATGGCAAGTAAGTGCTTTTTATCTAATTCCTTATCGATGACTTGTGCCAGCCTTTCTTTGCTTGCCAATCCCTGAATCACTTCGTCCCCAATAATAAATGTAGGAACGGCTGTAATCCGAGCTTCTTCATAAGCATGTCTCAAAGCTTCCTGATGAACCTCTCGATATTTGCGGCTTACTAGAGCGTCTCTGAAGTCTTCCTTAGGCAGGTCAACTTCACCAGCTAATTTTGTTAATACTTCTACATCTTCAATGTCTTGCTCTTCCTGGAAAAATGCAGTGAATACTCTATGGTGAAATTCATTTCCTTTTCCGTGATCCTTTGCAAACAGGCATCCCTCAAAAGCTAAATGTGTATATGGATGGGGAGAAAGGCGCGGCAAACGCATCTCAACGCCAAGCTGCTTTGAAGCAGGCAAAATAAAGGAGTCCCAGGAACCTAATTTATCTGCTTCTTTCCAAGGATCAATTTTTGGAGCAGGACTTGGACGCAGTTCAAAAGGCATCCATTCTACCTCCACATCCTTTTCCTTAATCATTTCATCCAGAGGTCCCTTCCCTAAAAAACAAAACGGACAAATAAAGTCTGAATAAGCTTTAATTTTTAAAGTCACGGCTTAATTCCTCGCTTTTTTAAATTTTTAGTTGTAACTTAACTGGTTACAACACAGGTGAAAAATTAAGCATTCTGAAGAATGCTATACTTTATTTTCACTTTGTATCTGATCTTGCAGTGTTGTAAACAGCTGATCCATCGTGATGCTTTCTAATACTTGTTCCATAGCTTCCTGTGCTTGAACCAGAATAAGCTCCAGCACGCTCTGAATATTTGCACCTATTGGGCAATCTGGATTTGGCTTTTCATGAAAATGAAACAGCTTATCTTCTTCAACTACTTGAACTGCACGATAAACCTCGAGTAATGTGATGTCATGCAATTCTTTCAGCAAATAAGCTCCACCGGCTCCGCGCCGTACTTCCACAAGTCCTGCCTTTTTCAGATAGGACAATATTTTTCTTATGATCACTGGGTTCGTGTTCACACTGCCAGCCATAAATTCAGAAGTACAATCAGAAGGCGGATTTTGCTTTATTAGAGATAAAATATGAACAGCAATCGTAAATCGGCTGCTTATTTTAATCTTAATCACCTCCGATGTAATCATTATAGTTACAACGAAAATGAATGTCAACAGTTAGTGATTATTTAATGTAAATGTTCGGCTGCTTTCCATTTTATTTCTGACTCTTAACTAAAAAACCTCTGCCCATAAGCGGAGGTTTCCAAATTATGCGACTTCTTGTCCCATAGCAGCCTGCAGGATATCAAACCATTGGTCGCGT contains these protein-coding regions:
- a CDS encoding NAD(P)-dependent oxidoreductase, translated to MKIAIIGAAGKAGSLIMEEALERGHEVTAVVRDASKVNTNVQVIEKDLFDLASNDLKPFDVAVNAFNAAPGKEHLHVDAGRVLIQALENNTNTKLVVVGGAGSLYLDEERTTRVMDDPNFPAAYFPTAKNMGINLDELQKEESVKWTYISPSANFDPQGSKTGTYHSGKDHLLTNSHGESYISYADYAIAVVDEIENPKHKNERFTVVSK
- a CDS encoding Rrf2 family transcriptional regulator, producing MKISSRFTIAVHILSLIKQNPPSDCTSEFMAGSVNTNPVIIRKILSYLKKAGLVEVRRGAGGAYLLKELHDITLLEVYRAVQVVEEDKLFHFHEKPNPDCPIGANIQSVLELILVQAQEAMEQVLESITMDQLFTTLQDQIQSENKV
- a CDS encoding polyprenyl synthetase family protein; translation: MIAIRLHLDYEDMICSLKDAVSSYITNKELLQLILSFSETKKTFPFGQLTHLHYTSFGGEEEEIIHLSAAVELLALSFDILDDLEDLDNYEEPWMKINPSLSLNAATAMYTISLQMLHELSSVHKWKIISTFQRFALQAMEGQHTDLLNDIATEEECISMIEKKSGSLIALASVTGAMLAAGEEFTCVEHYSYQIGLAAQIGNDYRDLFHEHKNDLSAQKKSLPVLFLKRGFNEHAKELADFISSSETFIEHYGSIDAFKSKLLQSGVVHYLNVMKQIAIQKASTMIAELPLPQNQIELLKSHLIINSAGK
- a CDS encoding pyroglutamyl-peptidase I, yielding MKKALLTGFEPFLHYTINPTAEIVKHLHGQSIGQFEVCGKVLPVQFSKTWEQCHAHIEEEKPDAVLLLGLAAGRYKITPERVAINCADGEKDNEGIIKQDEWIQSNGPDAYFSTLPIRTFVNVMQEKGLPAEISNTAGTYLCNYIMYQTLHYFKKADRDIPAGFIHLPASHELGLEIGNVPSFSQQDLTEAVSIMIQHLPEA
- a CDS encoding response regulator transcription factor; the protein is MIHILVVDDHPAVREGTKAILETESDVRVSCLNPPYSIDVIKHISFHEYDVVLMDMNLGDINGMELSTEIIKHSEDCKIILYTGYDVEDYFEEAIRLGIHGAISKTETKEKILSSIRHALSGDIVVPYSYFKSLILQQKMKSSSASNDTEALNDREKAILQEVERGLTNQEIADQLHLSKRSIEYSLTSIFNKLNVGSRTEAVLISKSEGIID
- a CDS encoding SIMPL domain-containing protein (The SIMPL domain is named for its presence in mouse protein SIMPL (signalling molecule that associates with mouse pelle-like kinase). Bacterial member BP26, from Brucella, was shown to assemble into a channel-like structure, while YggE from E. coli has been associated with resistance to oxidative stress.) gives rise to the protein MFPMYGQPFESAYRTSVREPKSINMISVRGTGRVEAKPDTAVLQLAVVTVNKDVTAAQQENKRRVNQLIRALQSIGIGEQQIETISYTVFPQYDYSAGTDPVLKGYEVTNTISITTQNLDEIGLIYDTAFSNGANRADSVQFSLSNPERWVNEALNLAAKQALDKAAAIARSYQLNLQRKPVKITEEPRGFFPLSKELSLGAQPSGQTPVFARKIEIVAELTVLFTYQ
- the comX gene encoding competence pheromone ComX; protein product: MQEIVNFLVENPEIIEKVANGEASLLGVKNVDEVLGLVEGLLSTARTTNMYWW
- a CDS encoding histidine kinase is translated as MKFNLNKAYLLIVLISFILTFYFAYINVKFPYLGATVRTNEADGVVVTAVEPNTWAIKANLQPGDIVLKVNNKDAIKHFPSTNYGVLEQVDHMTILRDGKEISYKVSDTIINNQSLFMLIIPLTLYVLCLFCSYFVFKRNKDLNLKSAYLLNLFLLTIAMAYFSASGSSRGDLFSRYINLSLFLLVPVLYLNFIYKYFLELGKKLFSRKFIIAGYIAVVVNILVESILDFMYFSYYITKSLNLITFFILIILTFVLKLYGLRKVKYSDQKYLVKVLIITNIIAFSPFVFLYILPFIFLNKYIFPPTVLAVFLLLVPFSLVYQFMATKIYDIEFILGRVRYYSLLAVLPTLGLVAITILVKENNPTFYPIKLSIFIYITMLVVFYIKEILDFRFRFKRFSEKYNYQDSIFKYTQSIRKASKLHHVINELKQVITDVLLVSRANYVEVDKSGNIISVEINMKNTDYLSYEKEIKKATQEIGKIIEVDRGFVINVGETDDRSYVMVCLSMLNTPMLNRDEISWLKTLSFYTNISLENFLKIEELMNHLQKIKSEGSNPAWLTKVLFSIEEKQRSNLAKDLHDSVLQDLISLKRQSELALAELEMAPTVFRDQLKEMNSSMTNIIKTTRETCQELRPQLLYDLGLVKALQKLAAQYNESAAFDVRLNTGNFTKAIDIDTQLNLYRIVQELLTNAGKHSNALNVLIMLVCIKDKIVLHYEDDGIGFDQSELYSNNQSMGLSGIKERVKAQNGSLHIETSKGNGFKVVVEI
- a CDS encoding Degradation enzyme regulation protein DegQ, with amino-acid sequence MKKHNIEEITQLLKRLEKEIQETKQSLRSINKSIDKYDKYSFINVS
- a CDS encoding DsbA family oxidoreductase, with the translated sequence MTLKIKAYSDFICPFCFLGKGPLDEMIKEKDVEVEWMPFELRPSPAPKIDPWKEADKLGSWDSFILPASKQLGVEMRLPRLSPHPYTHLAFEGCLFAKDHGKGNEFHHRVFTAFFQEEQDIEDVEVLTKLAGEVDLPKEDFRDALVSRKYREVHQEALRHAYEEARITAVPTFIIGDEVIQGLASKERLAQVIDKELDKKHLLAIDGLQCDLNGNC